A window from Festucalex cinctus isolate MCC-2025b chromosome 12, RoL_Fcin_1.0, whole genome shotgun sequence encodes these proteins:
- the LOC144031275 gene encoding NHS-like protein 3 isoform X4, with protein sequence MVVLLTNELSSNFYCFPTVKKKAALNLHDDKTPPPPLLQENVFIEASRPKYLEDLHSEALEGLKMMQQDDNNAGVEFQDNESTTSTMTAHTDGEGGGFTTDSTIPDASSVASMQSSVSTRSSRSGLTRQGSTFRPLNSGKQSEKGRTRKRHRKTVAGIPRHVQRELGLDRVGRTISSKLNEEEHFNGESDAEHQGASESGQNVIQPISEDQVEQIDADHMDDLDLLHRLGPDLMDGQRPRSVAVASMTTADNQQEMPSPVMSMSPQAAYMSKIIPNAVLPPSIEVVEISRGQSRNSLRTVSKSSLLLASPSPSRTSIRTTSSRGSKISSACRHNPYNLSDTSGWSHSESSETLVSDSSTISSGNISRKETSQDKDSDSIKVIVNGKLISKERGEKREGPFARSLSVLKPKRAPPPPSRSYSLHNKMKRRSRDLAEVVVISKETSPQSGSALGGGTDEPEASPVRPVDSPGYNGDTSSLDDSTGSVLFRMAKTPQASDSTKTGETVSSTQEKWEPPQENKVSKITSPSSGYSSQDCTSPQLQPNSSSPKHKRGILAKLQRLFPGASSPSPLIHLETNENTSSRDLKSQPAKIDCESISPSVRTLRELFDIPPPPKVHAPPAPPPEVWAHNKLTFELLLGPPAPDNVYAIIKKNPKDRRQQRSSASVSTEGSVKSLPGERKQNNAVEFMNGIAQKVQESALLNVNEVHKISNERLIESVNTKENSNVKQNDEKVRVSDILSGMLVKAVAKREERLAIRGGVVKNAPTQASEETPKVGIIHAISLTRTSPSPPPAHFPPEPPGKQPVNNAASPDPSWPPPPPPITQVVGVPDELDFPLPPPPLMSEDGIPTSPATVAITAPTIIVTAEPEPQGSVASHGLAPPPPLNIPPPPAYAAPPPPIIAAIPVRMKEVVTSPPKEVPQTVPPPPPLEVVPVVLATHPVPPPLVNVKEESQPPVVPPETVATVRSEAVIPEELEKETLASKLYPPLSIPPPPPRESLKPDSEVISSESPSKMISCNGTLTPPQSIPPPPPLELLPSTEITDIPVAPPRNSDPLPSLDQPQSSPPVSIPAPPPLPVGGLDNHLRQTSPASSEKKNPEPPSDNIQEESIPVVTPSLLQMVKLRPVNSSPEPPAAQEQAQGEDGLKIQQPGNPTPLPQPNEAPQKPIRRSLIISSPTSTSPPAIVTSPPALPQPQSVVVPPAPSPPTLKSPAMPTSPQPSMNLQEAIRLRTAARSKDSSAFRLSLPSPTSPKSLSPSPTSTASFIFSKNKRAGIDAKTLLQRSQDISTKVIKEAESTKNVKMPPPVAKKPKTKAIDAENGDGVEPTAGQPAQTESIKASDAAEKSNGARVADGGHT encoded by the exons ATGGTGGTGCTTTTGACTAATGAACTGAGCTCAAATTTCTACTGCTTTCCCACTGTCAAGAAGAAAG CCGCGCTAAATCTGCATGATGACAAGACCCCGCCTCCTCCGCTGCTCCAGGAGAACGTGTTCATCGAGGCCAGCCGGCCCAAGTACCTCGAGGACCTTCACAGCGAGGCCTTGGAAGGCTTGAAAATGATGCAACAGGACG ataacAATGCTGGAGTGGAGTTTCAAGATAATGAAAGCACAACT TCGACAATGACAGCCCACACAGATGGGGAAGGTGGAGGGTTCACGACTGACAGCACCATTCCTGACGCGTCCTCTGTTGCCTCGATGCAGTCGTCTGTGTCGACCAGATCCTCGCGCTCTGGTCTCACCAGGCAAG GTTCAACTTTCAGGCCTCTGAACTCCGGGAAGCAATCAGAAAAGGGCAGGACACGAAAACGACACAGGAAGACTGTGGCGGGCATCCCTCGGCATGTTCAGCGAGAACTCG GGTTGGACAGAGTTGGCCGTACAATATCTTCAAAGTTAAACGAGGAAGAGCATTTCAACGGCGAGAGTGATGCTGAGCATCAAGGGGCATCAGAGTCCGGACAAAACGTCATCCAGCCCATCAGCGAGGACCAAGTTGAGCAGATTGATGCTGATCATATGGACGACCTGGACTTGCTGCACCGACTGGGACCAGACCTGATGGATGGGCAGAGGCCTCGCTCAGTGGCTGTTGCGTCCATGACCACTGCTGATAACCAGCAGGAGATGCCCTCCCCAGTCATGTCAATGTCCCCACAAGCTGCTTACATGTCCAAAATCATTCCCAATGCCGTGTTGCCGCCATCGATTGAAGTGGTGGAGATCAGCCGAGGCCAGAGCCGCAACAGCCTCCGCACTGTCAGCAAGAGCAGCCTCCTCCTGGCCAGCCCTTCGCCATCCCGCACCTCCATTCGAACCACGTCCTCGAGAGGCTCCAAAATCAGCTCAGCCTGCCGCCACAATCCCTACAACCTGTCGGACACTTCCGGTTGGAGTCACTCTGAGTCCTCAGAGACATTGGTGTCAGATTCTTCAACCATCTCCAGCGGCAATATCTCGAGAAAGGAGACCTCGCAAGATAAAGATAGCGACTCCATCAAAGTCATCGTCAATGGGAAGCTCATTAGTAAGGAACGTGGCGAGAAGAGGGAGGGGCCCTTTGCGCGCAGCCTCTCTGTTTTGAAGCCCAAACGGGCGCCACCGCCCCCGAGCCGCTCCTATTCTCTACACAACAAGATGAAGCGGCGGTCACGAGATTTAGCAGAGGTGGTGGTCATTTCAAAGGAGACGTCTCCTCAAAGCGGCTCAGCTTTAGGTGGGGGAACTGATGAGCCTGAGGCTTCTCCTGTCAGGCCCGTAGATAGCCCCGGCTACAACGGGGACACCAGCTCTCTGGATGACTCGACAGGCTCCGTCTTATTTCGTATGGCGAAAACACCACAGGCAAGTGACTCAACCAAGACGGGAGAAACGGTTTCTTCGACACAAGAAAAGTGGGAACCACCACAGGAGAATAAAGTCAGCAAAATAACCTCTCCGTCCAGTGGCTACTCCAGCCAAGACTGCACATCTCCGCAGCTTCAGCCTAACAGCTCCTCACCAAAACACAAAAGAGGAATTCTAGCGAAGCTCCAAAGGTTGTTCCCTGGTGCCTCATCGCCATCCCCCCTCATACATTTGGAAACTAATGAAAACACATCCTCCAGGGACCTGAAGTCTCAACCAGCAAAGATAGATTGCGAAAGTATCAGCCCCTCTGTAAGGACCTTGAGAGAACTCTTCGACATCCCTCCACCCCCGAAAGTCCACGCACCTCCAGCCCCGCCTCCGGAAGTTTGGGCTCACAACAAGCTCACCTTTGAGTTGCTTCTGGGACCGCCAGCCCCAGATAACGTCTATGCCATCATAAAAAAGAATCCAAAAGACAGGAGACAACAGAGGTCATCTGCATCTGTGTCTACAGAAGGATCTGTGAAAAGTCTACCCGGAGAAAGAAAACAGAACAATGCCGTGGAGTTTATGAATGGAATTGCGCAGAAAGTTCAAGAAAGTGCACTTTTGAATGTGAACGAGGTTCACAAAATCAGCAATGAAAGACTGATTGAGAGtgtaaatacaaaagaaaatagCAACGTGAAACAGAATGATGAGAAGGTACGCGTAAGTGACATATTGAGTGGAATGTTAGTGAAAGCTGTAGCGAAAAGGGAAGAAAGATTGGCAATAAGGGGCGGCGTGGTGAAAAACGCACCCACGCAAGCTTCAGAGGAAACGCCCAAAGTGGGCATCATACACGCCATTTCATTAACGCGCACGTCCCCTTCCCCTCCTCCTGCACACTTCCCTCCAGAGCCCCCCGGCAAACAGCCGGTGAACAACGCAGCGTCCCCTGATCCATCCTGGCCCCCACCACCTCCGCCAATCACGCAAGTGGTCGGTGTGCCTGACGAGTTAGATTTTCCCCTTCCACCTCCTCCTTTAATGAGTGAAGATGGGATTCCGACGTCACCTGCGACTGTAGCCATCACAGCGCCAACCATTATTGTGACCGCCGAACCTGAACCGCAGGGTTCTGTAGCATCACATGGGcttgcacctccccctcccttgaATATACCCCCTCCACCAGCATACGCAGCCCCCCCTCCACCAATTATAGCCGCCATCCCTGTGAGAATGAAAGAAGTCGTTACTTCTCCACCTAAAGAGGTCCCTCAAACGGTTCCGCCGCCGCCTCCCCTAGAAGTTGTTCCAGTTGTGTTAGCGACACACCCTGTCCCCCCGCCTTTGGTCAATGTTAAAGAAGAGAGTCAGCCCCCAGTTGTGCCTCCAGAAACAGTCGCAACTGTGCGTTCTGAGGCGGTGATTCCAGAAGAACTGGAAAAAGAAACCCTGGCTTCCAAACTGTACCCACCACTAAGTATTCCGCCTCCACCACCAAGGGAATCCCTCAAACCAGACTCGGAGGTCATCTCATCAGAATCTCCAAGTAAGATGATTTCGTGTAACGGTACTCTTACTCCCCCACAAAGTATTCCGCCGCCACCTCCCTTAGAACTTCTCCCTTCAACTGAGATTACCGACATCCCCGTTGCACCGCCGAGAAATTCTGACCCCCTTCCGTCACTTGACCAACCACAGTCATCTCCACCTGTAAGCATTCCCGCGCCGCCACCTCTTCCTGTTGGGGGTCTTGACAATCATTTGCGCCAGACAAGTCCTGCAAGCTCAGAGAAGAAAAACCCTGAACCACCTTCTGATAATATTCAGGAGGAATCCATCCCTGTTGTCACCCCTTCCCTTCTGCAGATGGTCAAGCTGCGACCTGTTAACAGCAGCCCCGAACCTCCTGCAGCTCAGGAGCAAGCGCAAGGTGAGGACGGTTTGAAAATCCAGCAACCCGGCAACCCGACCCCACTCCCTCAACCCAATGAGGCCCCACAGAAACCCATTAGAAGGTCGCTGATAATCTCCTCGCCTACATCCACGTCGCCACCTGCCATTGTCACCTCCCCACCAGCTCTTCCCCAGCCCCAGTCTGTCGTCGTCCCACCTGCACCTTCACCCCCGACCCTCAAGTCTCCAGCAATGCCCACCTCTCCTCAACCGTCCATGAACCTACAGGAGGCCATCCGCCTGCGGACAGCTGCCAGGTCAAAAGACAGCTCGGCGTTTCGCCTCAGCTTGCCTTCGCCCACGTCTCCAAAAAGTCTCAGTCCGTCTCCAACCAGCACAGCAAGCTTTATCTTCTCAAAGAACAAGAGGGCGGGGATAGACGCCAAGACGCTCTTGCAGAGGAGCCAAGACATTTCTACCAAGGTGATCAAGGAGGCGGAGTCGACGAAGAATGTCAAGATGCCACCACCTGTTGCAAAGAAACCCAAAACGAAGGCCATAGATGCGGAGAACGGCGATGGGGTGGAGCCGACTGCAGGACAGCCAGCACAGACCGAGAGCATCAAGG CTTCGGATGCAGCAGAGAAATCAAACGGTGCACGTGTTGCTGATGGAGGACACACATGA
- the LOC144031275 gene encoding NHS-like protein 3 isoform X1 has product MMRGKKSRCGTFAQLGLEGSQVKGSNPASGGMSNRDSLGFGDLIPHDVVEIFAQEKHHKKGRKKRSRSLGRALGWLKGKKRKDLGANGQNPGLGPALDLALDGHVAAHLSGNKGGGHRSGRQTQTQGNSHAALNLHDDKTPPPPLLQENVFIEASRPKYLEDLHSEALEGLKMMQQDDNNAGVEFQDNESTTSTMTAHTDGEGGGFTTDSTIPDASSVASMQSSVSTRSSRSGLTRQGSTFRPLNSGKQSEKGRTRKRHRKTVAGIPRHVQRELGLDRVGRTISSKLNEEEHFNGESDAEHQGASESGQNVIQPISEDQVEQIDADHMDDLDLLHRLGPDLMDGQRPRSVAVASMTTADNQQEMPSPVMSMSPQAAYMSKIIPNAVLPPSIEVVEISRGQSRNSLRTVSKSSLLLASPSPSRTSIRTTSSRGSKISSACRHNPYNLSDTSGWSHSESSETLVSDSSTISSGNISRKETSQDKDSDSIKVIVNGKLISKERGEKREGPFARSLSVLKPKRAPPPPSRSYSLHNKMKRRSRDLAEVVVISKETSPQSGSALGGGTDEPEASPVRPVDSPGYNGDTSSLDDSTGSVLFRMAKTPQASDSTKTGETVSSTQEKWEPPQENKVSKITSPSSGYSSQDCTSPQLQPNSSSPKHKRGILAKLQRLFPGASSPSPLIHLETNENTSSRDLKSQPAKIDCESISPSVRTLRELFDIPPPPKVHAPPAPPPEVWAHNKLTFELLLGPPAPDNVYAIIKKNPKDRRQQRSSASVSTEGSVKSLPGERKQNNAVEFMNGIAQKVQESALLNVNEVHKISNERLIESVNTKENSNVKQNDEKVRVSDILSGMLVKAVAKREERLAIRGGVVKNAPTQASEETPKVGIIHAISLTRTSPSPPPAHFPPEPPGKQPVNNAASPDPSWPPPPPPITQVVGVPDELDFPLPPPPLMSEDGIPTSPATVAITAPTIIVTAEPEPQGSVASHGLAPPPPLNIPPPPAYAAPPPPIIAAIPVRMKEVVTSPPKEVPQTVPPPPPLEVVPVVLATHPVPPPLVNVKEESQPPVVPPETVATVRSEAVIPEELEKETLASKLYPPLSIPPPPPRESLKPDSEVISSESPSKMISCNGTLTPPQSIPPPPPLELLPSTEITDIPVAPPRNSDPLPSLDQPQSSPPVSIPAPPPLPVGGLDNHLRQTSPASSEKKNPEPPSDNIQEESIPVVTPSLLQMVKLRPVNSSPEPPAAQEQAQGEDGLKIQQPGNPTPLPQPNEAPQKPIRRSLIISSPTSTSPPAIVTSPPALPQPQSVVVPPAPSPPTLKSPAMPTSPQPSMNLQEAIRLRTAARSKDSSAFRLSLPSPTSPKSLSPSPTSTASFIFSKNKRAGIDAKTLLQRSQDISTKVIKEAESTKNVKMPPPVAKKPKTKAIDAENGDGVEPTAGQPAQTESIKASDAAEKSNGARVADGGHT; this is encoded by the exons CCGCGCTAAATCTGCATGATGACAAGACCCCGCCTCCTCCGCTGCTCCAGGAGAACGTGTTCATCGAGGCCAGCCGGCCCAAGTACCTCGAGGACCTTCACAGCGAGGCCTTGGAAGGCTTGAAAATGATGCAACAGGACG ataacAATGCTGGAGTGGAGTTTCAAGATAATGAAAGCACAACT TCGACAATGACAGCCCACACAGATGGGGAAGGTGGAGGGTTCACGACTGACAGCACCATTCCTGACGCGTCCTCTGTTGCCTCGATGCAGTCGTCTGTGTCGACCAGATCCTCGCGCTCTGGTCTCACCAGGCAAG GTTCAACTTTCAGGCCTCTGAACTCCGGGAAGCAATCAGAAAAGGGCAGGACACGAAAACGACACAGGAAGACTGTGGCGGGCATCCCTCGGCATGTTCAGCGAGAACTCG GGTTGGACAGAGTTGGCCGTACAATATCTTCAAAGTTAAACGAGGAAGAGCATTTCAACGGCGAGAGTGATGCTGAGCATCAAGGGGCATCAGAGTCCGGACAAAACGTCATCCAGCCCATCAGCGAGGACCAAGTTGAGCAGATTGATGCTGATCATATGGACGACCTGGACTTGCTGCACCGACTGGGACCAGACCTGATGGATGGGCAGAGGCCTCGCTCAGTGGCTGTTGCGTCCATGACCACTGCTGATAACCAGCAGGAGATGCCCTCCCCAGTCATGTCAATGTCCCCACAAGCTGCTTACATGTCCAAAATCATTCCCAATGCCGTGTTGCCGCCATCGATTGAAGTGGTGGAGATCAGCCGAGGCCAGAGCCGCAACAGCCTCCGCACTGTCAGCAAGAGCAGCCTCCTCCTGGCCAGCCCTTCGCCATCCCGCACCTCCATTCGAACCACGTCCTCGAGAGGCTCCAAAATCAGCTCAGCCTGCCGCCACAATCCCTACAACCTGTCGGACACTTCCGGTTGGAGTCACTCTGAGTCCTCAGAGACATTGGTGTCAGATTCTTCAACCATCTCCAGCGGCAATATCTCGAGAAAGGAGACCTCGCAAGATAAAGATAGCGACTCCATCAAAGTCATCGTCAATGGGAAGCTCATTAGTAAGGAACGTGGCGAGAAGAGGGAGGGGCCCTTTGCGCGCAGCCTCTCTGTTTTGAAGCCCAAACGGGCGCCACCGCCCCCGAGCCGCTCCTATTCTCTACACAACAAGATGAAGCGGCGGTCACGAGATTTAGCAGAGGTGGTGGTCATTTCAAAGGAGACGTCTCCTCAAAGCGGCTCAGCTTTAGGTGGGGGAACTGATGAGCCTGAGGCTTCTCCTGTCAGGCCCGTAGATAGCCCCGGCTACAACGGGGACACCAGCTCTCTGGATGACTCGACAGGCTCCGTCTTATTTCGTATGGCGAAAACACCACAGGCAAGTGACTCAACCAAGACGGGAGAAACGGTTTCTTCGACACAAGAAAAGTGGGAACCACCACAGGAGAATAAAGTCAGCAAAATAACCTCTCCGTCCAGTGGCTACTCCAGCCAAGACTGCACATCTCCGCAGCTTCAGCCTAACAGCTCCTCACCAAAACACAAAAGAGGAATTCTAGCGAAGCTCCAAAGGTTGTTCCCTGGTGCCTCATCGCCATCCCCCCTCATACATTTGGAAACTAATGAAAACACATCCTCCAGGGACCTGAAGTCTCAACCAGCAAAGATAGATTGCGAAAGTATCAGCCCCTCTGTAAGGACCTTGAGAGAACTCTTCGACATCCCTCCACCCCCGAAAGTCCACGCACCTCCAGCCCCGCCTCCGGAAGTTTGGGCTCACAACAAGCTCACCTTTGAGTTGCTTCTGGGACCGCCAGCCCCAGATAACGTCTATGCCATCATAAAAAAGAATCCAAAAGACAGGAGACAACAGAGGTCATCTGCATCTGTGTCTACAGAAGGATCTGTGAAAAGTCTACCCGGAGAAAGAAAACAGAACAATGCCGTGGAGTTTATGAATGGAATTGCGCAGAAAGTTCAAGAAAGTGCACTTTTGAATGTGAACGAGGTTCACAAAATCAGCAATGAAAGACTGATTGAGAGtgtaaatacaaaagaaaatagCAACGTGAAACAGAATGATGAGAAGGTACGCGTAAGTGACATATTGAGTGGAATGTTAGTGAAAGCTGTAGCGAAAAGGGAAGAAAGATTGGCAATAAGGGGCGGCGTGGTGAAAAACGCACCCACGCAAGCTTCAGAGGAAACGCCCAAAGTGGGCATCATACACGCCATTTCATTAACGCGCACGTCCCCTTCCCCTCCTCCTGCACACTTCCCTCCAGAGCCCCCCGGCAAACAGCCGGTGAACAACGCAGCGTCCCCTGATCCATCCTGGCCCCCACCACCTCCGCCAATCACGCAAGTGGTCGGTGTGCCTGACGAGTTAGATTTTCCCCTTCCACCTCCTCCTTTAATGAGTGAAGATGGGATTCCGACGTCACCTGCGACTGTAGCCATCACAGCGCCAACCATTATTGTGACCGCCGAACCTGAACCGCAGGGTTCTGTAGCATCACATGGGcttgcacctccccctcccttgaATATACCCCCTCCACCAGCATACGCAGCCCCCCCTCCACCAATTATAGCCGCCATCCCTGTGAGAATGAAAGAAGTCGTTACTTCTCCACCTAAAGAGGTCCCTCAAACGGTTCCGCCGCCGCCTCCCCTAGAAGTTGTTCCAGTTGTGTTAGCGACACACCCTGTCCCCCCGCCTTTGGTCAATGTTAAAGAAGAGAGTCAGCCCCCAGTTGTGCCTCCAGAAACAGTCGCAACTGTGCGTTCTGAGGCGGTGATTCCAGAAGAACTGGAAAAAGAAACCCTGGCTTCCAAACTGTACCCACCACTAAGTATTCCGCCTCCACCACCAAGGGAATCCCTCAAACCAGACTCGGAGGTCATCTCATCAGAATCTCCAAGTAAGATGATTTCGTGTAACGGTACTCTTACTCCCCCACAAAGTATTCCGCCGCCACCTCCCTTAGAACTTCTCCCTTCAACTGAGATTACCGACATCCCCGTTGCACCGCCGAGAAATTCTGACCCCCTTCCGTCACTTGACCAACCACAGTCATCTCCACCTGTAAGCATTCCCGCGCCGCCACCTCTTCCTGTTGGGGGTCTTGACAATCATTTGCGCCAGACAAGTCCTGCAAGCTCAGAGAAGAAAAACCCTGAACCACCTTCTGATAATATTCAGGAGGAATCCATCCCTGTTGTCACCCCTTCCCTTCTGCAGATGGTCAAGCTGCGACCTGTTAACAGCAGCCCCGAACCTCCTGCAGCTCAGGAGCAAGCGCAAGGTGAGGACGGTTTGAAAATCCAGCAACCCGGCAACCCGACCCCACTCCCTCAACCCAATGAGGCCCCACAGAAACCCATTAGAAGGTCGCTGATAATCTCCTCGCCTACATCCACGTCGCCACCTGCCATTGTCACCTCCCCACCAGCTCTTCCCCAGCCCCAGTCTGTCGTCGTCCCACCTGCACCTTCACCCCCGACCCTCAAGTCTCCAGCAATGCCCACCTCTCCTCAACCGTCCATGAACCTACAGGAGGCCATCCGCCTGCGGACAGCTGCCAGGTCAAAAGACAGCTCGGCGTTTCGCCTCAGCTTGCCTTCGCCCACGTCTCCAAAAAGTCTCAGTCCGTCTCCAACCAGCACAGCAAGCTTTATCTTCTCAAAGAACAAGAGGGCGGGGATAGACGCCAAGACGCTCTTGCAGAGGAGCCAAGACATTTCTACCAAGGTGATCAAGGAGGCGGAGTCGACGAAGAATGTCAAGATGCCACCACCTGTTGCAAAGAAACCCAAAACGAAGGCCATAGATGCGGAGAACGGCGATGGGGTGGAGCCGACTGCAGGACAGCCAGCACAGACCGAGAGCATCAAGG CTTCGGATGCAGCAGAGAAATCAAACGGTGCACGTGTTGCTGATGGAGGACACACATGA